Within the Lacerta agilis isolate rLacAgi1 chromosome Z, rLacAgi1.pri, whole genome shotgun sequence genome, the region GCAGGCATGTCTATGTATAATTTCAACGGGCCTCCTCCGAGTAGAGACAACCCCCTGCTGCCATATTTCTGCTTTACATTTTTCATTGGAGGCCCTGATTTTGATCAGTTTTATTAGTGGTGAATATTTATTAGTGATATTCATTTATACATGGGTTTCTCCCATTGCTTTGCAATATTTTagcttctctctgcctcccccataggtttttttttatgaaatacCTTTTAAGATTAtagtttaaaacattcaaaatggtTGTTTATTGATAGCTTTAATtatcatttaatttaattgttcCTTGGATGCCTCCTTTATTGGACATCACTTCAGAGCAAAGTGAGAAGCTTGGGGCATAAATCTTAGAAGTCAGTCCATGATCTGCTTTTGCAATTTCCGCTCCCCGCTCCCCCCAGCATGTGGCTTCCAAGCACAGAGCACCcttccacaccccacacccccacgTGGAAAGGAAGTGGACTGGTGGTGGGAACCAGATTTAGaccttagcccccccccccacacacacacaccactgcagcACAAACCATTGGCGGATTAATATTATTTGTTGTGATTCAAGTGAAAACTCTCTCGTTAATATTTCAAGACTGTGCCTGAATATTTTATTCGTTTCAAAGGTGACTTGCAAAACAGAAAGGCACCATTAGCGCAACTGTGAcctttttctccttctcaaaaaaacaggaaaaaaccaAACCTGTAAAGGAAAGCCAAAAGAAGTGCAGCCCTGATTGCCTGATTTCACCCCATCAGCCCTCTGTGGAGCCAACAATTCTGCCAGGTCACATCTGACAGTGCCAAACCCCTTGCCTGCCAGGGAGGACAGGGGTTTGCTGCTCcatttcttctcttcccccaGTGAGACACAGAGGAAGCTCCCTCGGAGAAGCCATTTTGCCAGTGTCAGGAATTGGAAGTTCATTGGAGTAAGAGAGCTGCAATGATGAAGCTCACATGGCTGCAAGAATGTGGACAGAGACCAACAGGGGGCTCAATGCCCCACACACTTGACCACCCCAAGGATTGCACCCAAGCCCTAGAATTGCCAGCAGAGGCACCCCAGTTGACACCTCAAAAGACAACAGCAGATGTAGACTGGAGAGGTTACCAGAGTCACTGAGTGGGCTGTTGCACCTCACTTGGCCCTTCTCTAAAATGGGAATATATCCTGTATTTAACACACTGCTGTTGCATAAAGAAATGATGGGAGGGGGATATTTTTTTTACTGAGCTATCAATCTACATACACTTTACTAACATCATCCAAGAAGAGAGGTCCCTGCCCCAGGGAGCCTAAAATTTACATTTTAACAACAGGGGAACAACAGAGGGACAGAAGTTTTAATTTATGAAATAAGTAAGTCCAGCAAGGGATGACTGCCGAAGTGTACTTCAACAGCAGGGAAAGCCTCAAATGAAAGGCCTCAACAGCCACATGAGGGAAGGAAGATAGGGAGGATTATGGAACATTGCAAGTATTCTTGGAGAGGGAGTTCCAGACACAAAGGTTCAGCAAGGAAGTATCATGGGAGTTGTTCAAAGGAATAGGAGGCCTTCCAGCCACTGATGGTGGTGGAGATGAAGGAGTGAAGGTCATTGGTCAGGTGTTCCAGAGAGCAGGGGAGATGGTGAGTTGAGGAGAGGCTTGTCTGCGGCTGCAAGGAGTGTGCAATCTCCACATGCAGAAGCAGTCCACTTCTGAAGAAGAGGTGCCCAGCTTGTGGGTTTCTTAGAAGCATCTGGAGGCAGTGAGATGTAGTggctggagtgttggactaggagctgggagaccaggcctcaaatccctgctcagccatgaaagtgggcagccttgggccagtcactgcctctcagcccagcctacctcacagggcggttgtgggaattaaatgaggagagggagaatcatgtacagcaccttgagctccttggatataAACACAATGAATAAATAAGCTGGACCCTTGGCTTCATTCAGCAGGGAGATTATGGACAGACTACTGCACTTTTGTACaccacagggatggggaaaccctggctctccaggtagtgctggacagtatcccccaccccccaataggccatcctgactggggctgttgggagtccagcagcattgAGAGGGGCACAGGTTTCCCAGCTCTGATCTAAGAATTTCACtttgaagaggggggggggggctcagcagcagcagcttggcaTATATATAGCTACTTGCCACTATACAAATCCAGACAAGCATCAAAGAGCACATAATTCAACAGTAACATTTCAGAAATGGTTAGAAAggaagatttttgtttgtttgtttttaagtatcAAATCAGGTtaccaggagtcaggaaggaTGCCTATGATAATGTGCAGAATTCTCATTCACCTGAGTACTCATCTGTAGTGCCTGAGCAAGTACATTCTGTCTCTCTCATAGACGTAGTTAGAAGGGAAGAGGCAGATCCTGTACTGAGTGGTCAAGCGCAGGACTGGAAGCCTGTCAATGACTTTCTCCTCGAGCTGCCCATTCAACAGTCTGCACAACCGCTCCATCAGAGACTGCCCGTAGCCGTACTCCTCAGCTTTCTGCCAATGTGGGAAAGAAGcaaaagagaggaggaagaatgaGACTTTCAGTGGGAGGGTCAGGTGCAGGCAGCAACTTAAGAACAGGTTGCCATGTGAAATTGCTCCCTGCTCAGGGTATACAGTTAACAAAAACTACTCAAAGTAGCCACAAAATTAAGGGTATAGAATACAATGGTCAGACTTAACTTCTCAACACATGCCACCAGATCCTTGACACCATTTGAAAATTAATTCTGAACCCAATAAAACATACAAACCTTTTTTATCTATACCCTACAAAATACTCAACAAATTAACATTGGACAATATGATCCTATAAAACAGTTGTGGGAATCTGATTTAGGCATTGAAATTGAAGAGATGGATTGGAATAAActgcaggccaaaaaaaaaaaaggtgaatcACTCTCAACTCATATATGAGAGAATACATTTAAGCTATTACATAGATGACATCTGAACCCACTGAAATGCACCTGTATTAATAAATCACTCTCGCCTTGGGACTGGCAAGGTTGTAATACAATTGGTACAATTTTCCACATAGGGTGGACAAGAGAATACGTACAGCCTTTTTGGCAAAAGGTGTACATATAAGTAAGACACACCAcaggagaagtgtgcatgcacacgaaagctcataccaataacaaacatagttggtctctaaggtgctaccggaaggatttattttttattttgtttcgactacggcagaccaacacggctacctacctgtaactagtgcaCACCAAGTTTAGGACTGTTAACCACTTTCAAGGAAGAACAGCTTTATCTTTACTACAGATAACTGATCACTTCTTGTGGCAGCACGCCTATCGGTGACAGAGAATTGGAAGAGACTGGAACATTTACATATTTCTCACTGGAAACAAGTGTATGGACAATTgccttactgggggggggggggggggaattgacaaGAGAGTACAAGCATTGAGCAGCACAAGAGCCGTAGGTGACTTTATTGACATTTGGAATCCTTTCATTGAGTTTTCAAATGATAACCTGGACAACTGACACCCACATACACGTGTTCTCATAACACAGAAGAGTGCCCGTGCCCGCTCCACCTTATCCCCAGGAGGCAGGGCACTCAGCGCACGCAGTTCCCAAAGGGGAGAACGCAGGCCTGACATCTATTAAAACTTCGGGTTTCCTGCCCTCACTGCTGCCATATGCGTGGCGAAAAGAGTGTTGCTTATGCGGCGTCCTTCCCTCCTGAGGCACTTCTATGTCCGTGAGgtgatgctttttttaaaataatgatgacTATAATGAtgatccatctctctctctctttctctgtgtggagagagagagagagagagagagagagagagagagagagagagagagagagagagagagagagagagagagagagagagagagagagagagagagagagagacggcgaAAGGACTCCCTGTGTTTTCTGTGGCGGAAGCGCTTCGTAAGACGCCCCTCTAAGAAGCCTTGGGAGAGCGGAAGTCGCGTGACCCAGAAGAGGAAAGGCCCGTgaaaggagggggtgggaaatggCAGTGTTTTTGCGGTTGCTAGGCGACTTTGTGCTGAGGGGGCCTTTGCGGGCGAAGGTGGGCCAGGTGGgagcagttttattttattatttcgaTTTcggtttttattgttttcatacTGCCAAATCACGTCAGTCTGTATAAAAAAACGAGATGCAACCGAAATAGAAAATGAGTTAAAACtcataaaaataagaaatcagtAAAATGCCTGTCGGGACAATCTTTTCCAAAGACAGCTCCCCCATAAAGCTGCGCTGCCGTTTACCTTCGGGGCCTTTCACAGCAGCCTGACAGGTCGGGCACGGTTCTTCGTCCCCAGCCATGCGGGTGGAAGCATCTCCTGCTAACgttgcttttaaaaatcacaaagaTGATACAGATCAACTTTGTTTATTAATTTGGGTAGACTGATGTGTCCATTCCTTGACAAAAGCCTCTCCTAAGGGGTTTGCACAAGGGAACTTCAGTGCGTGATATTGCTAAGTTGTCATTGGTCTGGTATCAACACTTTCTGTGGCTATTATGAGagttatttcattccatttattacattttagatgtgttgtaagttgctttgaataGGGCCAGACAAGTCTAATAAGTAATAATGTTGTGAAGTTCTTTTAACGTAACAAAGTGCTTTTGAGGCACTAGGGTGTATTTTCCTACACAACAGCCAGGTGAGGTAGGCCATCCACCTTTCTATGGATGAGAGAGGGAGTTAcctctttttcttcccctttctctctgtttctttcctATCATTGTCCATcttttgcaatttcctctttTCCAGAAATGGCATCCGAAATTCAGCTTCTTATAAGTTTCTATAATGTAAGGGGGGAAATTCAATTAGcgccttttgttttgctttcagctCCCTTACTATGTGGGTGGAAGGACGTTGTTCGGATGCACCCATTTTAAAGTACCTTCTGGCCTGCTACGACCACATAAAGGTGAATAAAACCCTTAATACTTCATAATATGTTGACTTAGGAGATatagatagtcggacagtctgtgcttttatttagtaacgagcaAAGGGTTCAGCCTCTGtcaaaggttttaaatattatatgtgttttggaattgtgtttttatgtgttgggccaatggctgtaaataaaacttacttgaCTTAGGAGAAGCTTGTGAGCTGGAGACTGGTTTCtgtttttcttaattttatttgcattgaGGAGGGTATCCAGATGGGCCAAAGATCAGCTTCTACTTTTGCTGGTCATATTTGCTAACTGTATTCTATATTCAGGTTACACTCCTGTATGTAGTTACTGGGGAGTAAGTTTTCtggaattcagtgggactgagtagatattttatttatatctgtttattcatttattattgtgACTTTTGAGTTGACATGTTCATTTTAGTTGTTGTTATCATCAAGTCATCTTTGCCTTCACcaggtggtttatttatttatttattttgtatgccTTCCTTCAGGCAAATATTACAGGGCAGTTGacatcataaaaatacaaatgagaacaaaaaaaataacaagGCCAAAAAAATtgataaccccccctcccacacacacattttaaaggccatagaatgttaatcagcccaaggcctggttatagagaaatgttttcgcctggcacctaaagataagtatatttttatttaaaaaaattattaaagtttGGAAAAAGGGATACAAAGAATATTATTCATTATCTTTTTATCAAAACTAAAATGCTAGTCTATATAAAAACGCagaccaaaaagaagaagaaaaaagaaaagaggaatagagaagagatagaGGGGAGAaggcaagagaaagagaggagataaagaaaaagaaagaaagagagagagaaagaaagaaaataaaggaatttTCCATTCTGTCCGCATTATATAAACATTATTCTGATCATCCACTccaatatgtaatgaaggtgccaggtcttttggagaacctgcaaaggactttacaagggctcttgtgtaccccataagggaacaagggcagattttttcttacaacacagGCGTGCCTCCCTGGGTagagcgttccacaaatggggagccaccgcagaaaatgcctgttcttgtgttgacaACCTCCataggcacacaaagaagggcctcagatgatgattgcagggtcctggtcagttcatatggggagaagcagtccttgaggtattgcactCCTGAGCCATTTGATGCATCTGAGGCTGGTTGGGCAAtgacccatttgccctaatgtCTTCTGGCTACTGGCTGTATAAGATGGAAACGTTGGAGATTGGTGGTTACTGCCACTTGCCATTTTTTAAACCCAAGTAGGTAAGAGAACATCTAGGTGCATTCTCACTTCCTTCCCTGGCCCAGCAAAGTGGGTTTTTATATTCCAGGGCCATCTCAGGCTCTAGGCGATTGAGGAAAATATCCTGCTGATTACTGAAATGAGGCAGTGAGGGCATAACTTCACTTTCCTCATGTTTGTTATGTCAGAACCATAGCACGTTCTGTGGATCAGCTGCatagcatctgtcttgcatgctaaaagccccagcatctctaggtagggctgagagagacccattgcctgaaaccctggtgagctgctgcctgccagggtagacagtactgagctagatagaccaaggcctgactcagtataaggcagacaCCTGTGTTCCAGAATCACTAATACAAATGTAAGTTATTGCTGGATGTTGATGAATCTGATGGTAGTGATGAGCCAGGTACTGCACAGAGCTTCTGCAGAATCTTCCACAGATGACACAAACACTTTCCCTACCCCTTGTTGTTTTCCTCAGAGATTccccagaggcctgccttttccAGGATTTCCACAGCTGCTTCTGCCAGATCTGGAGAGGATGCTGTGCTCAGGTGGGGCCTCCTCCTAATCCCCATAGCGACATTTTGCCTTGGAACTTGGCAGGTAAATGCAAACGATGAATCTGAAGCTTGCTGTGTGTGGCCTCTTGATTCAGGGCCAGTGTTCAGAGATGCCTGCAGTTACAACTCATAGCCAGTGCAAGAACCTCTACTGTGAGTTGTTTGCAAAGTTATTCATTCTCAAAGATTGATATTAGCAGGCATTTCTATCATAGATACATTAATTTCATTGTGTTTGCCCTGCTTAACTTAATGGAATTCAGCCCATGGCCTTTACTATTGGCTGATGACATGGAGTAGTTTTGATTTGAATAGAACTAATAAGCATTTAGGGAATTTGAGAGGAGGAACCCACATTTTCcttcaaatgtgcattttattttactttagaggaggaaacaaaagcTTCAGTTTTTCGTAATGCAAATACTTCTCCAGCAGATCAGCTATCCTGCCATGGTGGGAGGGAAATTTTGTGCTGGGGAGGGCAAATGTACATCTGGTGTTGCTCTCAAGGCCCCTAAGAGCCCTTATGCCCATGTCAGATTCAACGGCGGAAATGGAAGTTGAAGTTGATCTCTGATCTGGAAGCCAAGGTGGCAGCAGAACCAATCCCACTCCCAGCAGAGTAAGTATGCGAACTGGCTTGGAATCAATTAAACATGTGGAGGGTGTGTGCTGCTTTTCAAAGTGCCCGTGGCACTTTAAACAAAGTAGCCCTTTTTATATTCTGCAGAATTTAAGCAGGTGAAGCTGTTCCTTGccttgggctgcagctcagccTCTCTTTCAAACCTGCTGTTTTCTGTCCTTTGACAGCGTCTTGGAGCTAAAGGAATTGGAATACAGACCTGTCAAGGTCCGAGGGTATTTCATTCATGACAAGGAGCTGTACATCCTCCCGCGTTCATTGGTTGATTCAGAGAAAGAAGCCAGGGATGCTGGCCGGCTGATGTCCAATCCTGAGAGTGGTGCCAATGTCATCACACCCTTTTACTGCATAGACCTTGGGTAAGTATATTAACAGACAGACAATTTGGGCCGCTGCCCTGTACTCACTTACTGGCAAACAATCCCTGTTGAAATCTTggctgagcagacatgcataggatcgtGACATTAGAGAGGATCATGGCCCTTCAGTAAATACAATTCTGCCTCAAAACCATGAGGACCTGAAATGTTCTGCACTGTTTTTATTTAAGTCATTCTCTGGATTCTATAAAAGGAGTCAGAGCTTGTTTCAGAATGTACTTATACCTGtgatgatttgtttttgttttttaacttttccAAAAGTATAAGTGAAATTACATGAATTTAATTATAGGAGATAGGCATATCTCCTATAATTAAATGTATGTAATTTCACTAATATGTCTGAATTTTGCCTCTAGCATAGGTTTCTTTCAAGTTGATAACAATGTCTGAACCGTTATAACGTAAAATGTCAATTTTCCAGGCATGTgaccatgttagtctgttgcagaaaACAAGAGAGAATTCTGCATCTTcaaggccaggcatccccaaccttcgcccctccaggtgttttggactacaattcccatcatccctgaccactggtcctgttagctagggatcatgggagttctaggccaaaacatctggagggccacaggttggggatggaCGTTCAAAGCCAACAGATGTCTTCTGCCCTAGAACCTACTCTAATGTGCATGGTGGGGTGGTTAGCTAAGtgagtggatctactctgagcacagagaggagagagaaaaagcattGCTCTGGAGTCAAAAGCCAAGTTACATGAAAGAGAACTGTTAGCATGTTAACAGTACTATGTAGGGCACTCATAACAGAATCCAAACAGAGTCCAATCAAATTGCAACAATGCAATGTTGATGGCTGTGTTCGTAACTCTTCCCAGCTGGCTAGCAAAAATAAGTTTTATAGAAATGGACTTGTAAGCCAAATTGAATAAATgatgcttgcttctgagtagactggCATAGAATTACAATGTTAGGTGCCTTACAGCTGAAatggaccctccagatgttgctaaactacaactgccattattgtctctctctctccctttccccctgacCCTGCAGGATCACAATCCTTGTCAACAGAGGGTTTGTCTCCAGAAAGAAACTTAAGCCGGAGACCAGGTTGCAAGGACAGGTAGGTAGCAAGGGATGGAAACTGCCACGTTATGTATCATAAGAcactgcattctttttttttaaaaggacagaaACTGCTATTTGACTCTTCCTTGTAGATCCAAGAGGAAATTGAGCTCACAGGGGTGGTGAGGCTGTCGGAAACCCGCAAGCCATTTGTTCCAAAGAATGACATTGAAAGGAATCGTTGGCATTACCGGGACCTGGATGCCATGGCAAGAGTGACAGGAGCTGAGCCCATCTTCCTTGATGCAGACTTCAGTGAGTTCCCCAAGGACCTGGCTGTGTAGTCTTGGCTTTTGATAGGAGTGGACTGTAACAGGCTCCAGACTTTGGGCCCCATCTGCATTTAAAACAGTGTCATACCACTTGACACGGTcatagcttccctcaaagaattataggaactgtggtttgttaacagtgctgagagttgttaggagccccccccccccaattcctctcccagagctaaaggtaaaggtaaagggacccctgaccattaggtccagtcgcagatgactctggggttgtggcactcatctcgctttactggctgagggagccggcgtacagcgtccgggtcatgtggccagcatgactaagccgcttctggtgaatcagagcagcgcacggaaacgccgtttaccttccgctggagcggtacctatgtatctacttgcactttgacatgcttttgaactgctaggttgtcaggagcagggaccgagccaaCCTTCCGAtccacaagccctaggctctgtggtttaacccacagcgccacccgcattatGAGCTACAGTTACTAGTGGTTTaatagtcaatccctcttcccagggaactctgaatcATGGTTCTGTGAAGGTAAGTAGGgatgggtgatatatcaatactTTGTTCCTTACCAGTATGAACTCCAGACCACGATCAAGGTTTCCTATTTTTTCACCCTGTAATGTATCGATGAATGCACTGCCCTGCTGGGCTTGCAGGCCCAGCAGGCAGGAAGCAGCACTTTACTGCAAAGTAAATGGCCATTTCCTGCCTGCCCAATCTGTTTACCCCCATAAGATCCACTTGCGTGCCTCTTGCTAGGCAGAATAGAAACCCAGCACGGTACTGTATCAAGCTAAGCACGGTATTGGGGTCTCTACTCTGCCTAACAAGAGGCATGGTGTGTGCCTTAAATCCCCATGGATCTTATCGGGAGAAAAAGAACATTTGTTTGCTTATTGGAATCTTCATTCCTCAGCAGTGCTGTGGGAAGGAGATTCCAATCGGCAAACAAAGTTTCTTCTTTGTGACTTGGCTCCTGTTTCTATTCAGACAAGGAGGCATTAATTTAGTTTTTGCAGTAAAGGGCTTTATGcatttggaaactaaggtgcaGACAATGCTTATGACTGGGCTGCTGTCAGTTAAAATTTTAATTGCTGGTTGTGATGTATTATGATGTATTTTAAGTATTGTTTTTAaccagtttatttttattattctttattctaTGGCTgatgtttttaaaagttgtaagccaccttgaattccaacttggcaggatataaataaataaataaataaataaataaataaataaataaataaataaataaataagagaggcAGTGGGGTAGAATCCATGTACATTATTTTGAGATTTTTGGAGGATAAACACTATACAGATTTAGTACCGTAAGTAACACATAATTTGACATCTCTTTTTTATTGGTTTGGTTCAATATTAAGAATATTTTAaactgtagggttttttttacacatttaaaatatataagaaatatatCTACACTAAATTAGAGTAGTAATGAGTAGAGCTACATACATGCAGAGCTACATACACACAAGAATGAATTTCAGTGGGAACAAATGTGACGGTTCTACAATTAGGCAGgaaaaaccagctgcacaaataaaagatgggggacacctggctttacagcagtacagtcatacctcgtgttgcatacgtttgggatacgcactcccgcaccctggaagtgttttccggagcacGCGCAACCGCCGgatgcacagaacacttctgtgcacttcgcgcatgcgcagaagcactcaaatcatgCAACTTCCGGTTTTTCTGGGGTTTTTATGTGTGTTCAAGTTACGCACGCCCACGTTATGCATGGCGACctggaacggatcacgtgcgtaacccggggttccactgtacatgtgaaaaggatctaggggtgtTATTAGACAACAACCTCaacatgagtcaactgtgtgatgcagcagcaaaaaagctaaagctattctaggctacatcaacagaaatatagtgccATAgccccgctctattctgcctttgtcagaccacacctgaggtattgtgttcagttctgggtgccacaatttaaggatattaacaagctagaacatgtggaaaggagggcaaccaagatgatcaaggatctagaAACgtagccttatgaggaacagttgagggagctgggtatgtttagcctggaagagaAGACTGATAGggtagccaccttcaaatagctaatggggtgtcacatggaagcagcatgttttctccagctctggagggagCAGGATCTGAATGAATGGGGACCCACTTAGTTTAATGCCACTTATATCAGAGCCAGGTGTGGATTGTGTAGAGCAGccatttggttggttggtttgctaTGCTATACAGGGGGTGAAGTCGGACAGGGAGTTACACAGAAAATCTGAGCATGGGAGAGCTGTATCATTGGCAGGGAGTGAGATGGGAGTGGGAGTTGACAAGACTACATAGTTTTTCACATTACCTAAAAGTAAGCTGCCCCTGGTGTTTGAATGAATTTCTTTTCTAAAGGCTCATATTGCATCTGGTTCTGACTCCCTGCAATCTCTCTCTTGCAACCACAGAAAGCACAGTTCCAGGGGGGCCCATTGGAGGCCAGACGAGGGTGACGTTACGCAACGAGCACATGCAATACATCATTACCTGGTAAGTGACAAAACATTTGGGGTTTTATCTAGAACTGGGTGATATTTGAAAATCATGATGCAGGAAAAGTTGTGAAGCCAGCTAATGCTTCTttatagctccatccttatttcagacatagtgatatatcagtatattgtgagGTTTAGCTGGTGACAGTATTGCAGTGTTGAAAtcaggtatcgcccagccctagtttcATCCATGTTCCCAAACTTTGGGATATTCCTGTTGATTTTATCTATATACCATTTTTGAGTGGTATTGCATGGCACAGAAACAATTTGAATGATGCCAAGTAGTAAATAATTTGCATGTGTTACTTTTTGCCaacaatgatttaaaaaacctgATTCTCATAAAGGCCACCATCAAAATAAGTTAAATGCACTGATGTATATTTTGCAGTTTCCATGATTCTGGTTCTCACTTTTGAATTTTTGGGAAATGATTAGTTATTAAATGGCTAAATCAATGTGCCGAATAAAAGCAATGATGCGTTGCAGGGGTTACACTAAATTACCCttgggtagggttgccatgtctgggaattcccagaCACGTTCTTTTGGGGGCCAACAGGCCCATCCAAGGGTACTTAcaaattttaaaggaaatattcTGGTGGGGGCAGTATTTGCCAGGCTCGGGCTGCTCTCTACACTGTGGCCACTGCCTGTGTGAGGTGTGCAGGCACTCTGCATTCTGTGGCTGCGGACTGTGGCCACGGCCCCACATGCCCCTTTCCCCAGCTTGCTGTCCTTTGtgttcaagatatgg harbors:
- the LOC117039924 gene encoding surfeit locus protein 1; amino-acid sequence: MAVFLRLLGDFVLRGPLRAKVGQLPYYVGGRTLFGCTHFKVPSGLLRPHKEIPQRPAFSRISTAASARSGEDAVLRWGLLLIPIATFCLGTWQIQRRKWKLKLISDLEAKVAAEPIPLPADVLELKELEYRPVKVRGYFIHDKELYILPRSLVDSEKEARDAGRLMSNPESGANVITPFYCIDLGITILVNRGFVSRKKLKPETRLQGQIQEEIELTGVVRLSETRKPFVPKNDIERNRWHYRDLDAMARVTGAEPIFLDADFKSTVPGGPIGGQTRVTLRNEHMQYIITWYGLCAATSYMWYKKFIQKVHL